Proteins encoded by one window of Epinephelus moara isolate mb chromosome 18, YSFRI_EMoa_1.0, whole genome shotgun sequence:
- the LOC126406074 gene encoding interferon-induced protein 44-like produces MGGGNSSPSPPQPLLSAPWRNLPQNKEEDLDYVKTYKLWNQDVSHLRILLYGPVGAGKSSFINSVDTVLQGRIAGRAPTDAISGSSYTKKYKTYKIRKGQGSHYPFVFNDIMGFEKDTDRGVDVDDVILAMKGHVEENHQFDPTQRLKEGNEGYRSSPTLNDRVHALVCVIPADKVSLVDDKVVKKMREVRLAASQLDIPQLAILTKVDLACPEVKQNLNNAYKSIYLKEQVDKINMLLGIPLNSIFLVKNYDPDPNINDDMNALIINALRQMITFGDDFLSDL; encoded by the exons ATGGGGGGAGGAAATTCATCACCAAGTCCACCTCAAC CACTTTTGAGTGCGCCATGGAGGAATCTGCCGCA GAACAAAGAGGAAGATCTCGATTATGTGAAAACATACAAACTGTGGAACCAAGACGTCAGTCATCTCAGAATTCTTCTCTATGGACCAGTTGGTGCCGGCAAGTCCAGTTTCATCAACTCTGTTGACACTGTTTTACAAGGCAGAATTGCTGGCCGAGCTCCAACAGATGCAATCTCTGGGAGCAGCTACACCAAAAAG TACAAAACTTACAAGATCAGAAAAGGTCAAGGGAGCCATTATCCTTTCGTCTTCAATGACATCATGGGCTTTGAGAAAGACACTGACAGAGGAGTTGATGTGGACGATGTCATACTGGCCATGAAAGGACATGTGGAAGAAAATCACCAG TTCGATCCCACACAACGGTTGAAGGAGGGTAATGAAGGCTACAGGTCATCTCCCACTCTGAATGACAGAGTTCACGCTCTGGTTTGTGTCATTCCTGCTGACAAAGTCTCTTTAGTAGATGATAAAGTGGTGAAGAAGATGAGAGAAGTCCGACTGGCAGCCAGTCAACTGG ATATTCCCCAACTGGCTATTCTCACCAAAGTTGATTTAGCCTGTCCTGAGGTGAAACAAAATCTAAACAATGCCTATAAGAGCATCTACCTGAAGGAACAG GTCgacaaaataaacatgttgcTGGGCATTCCACTAAACAGCATCTTTCTTGTGAAGAACTATGATCCAGATCCCAACATCAATGATGACATGAATGCACTGATAATAAATGCACTGAGACAGATGATTACCTTTGGAGACGACTTCCTCAGCGACCTGTAG